tatcagttttaatataatgatattaaaaataacatttaaaaaataaaaaatatattattttaatatatttcaaaacaaaaattaatttgaaaaataatatctacCACACTCTAGGCAGATCCTAGGATAATCAGGCTTGATAATCAGGCTTCATATATCTATGTACACTATattccctatttttttaatttaatctttttcaaATTAACAGCCGGAGTAGTGGTAGCCACAATAGCatcacaaataataatagtgtacaattttatttttatttctataattattttttcaaacaatgatgatagattttttaaaaaaaaatagaataatacaCCAAAATAAGTAATGTACATGAAATGAAAGCATggtgattttaaataaaagctGATTTATATTTACCCAACCTACGGCAAAGGGACGCAACATCGCAGCTAGTTAAGTTTGCCTTGATATGGGCCAAGGCCCAATGGGGCATATCCCCTTTACTTTATCCAGTTTCGAGCCATTATGTTTGGGCTTCATGGTCGTGCTCTCATAGTTGTGGATCTACCAGTGGCACGCCATGTGTCACATATCTAATGTTGTTGTTAGACAAAAGCTTCTTTTGGAAATCAGTACGGCAACATCAGTTCTGCCTGCAATATTGACGCTCGAGATTGAATTAGGTTGATGAACACTGATTTCTTGCATAtatgaattggaaaaaaaataatataaaagtatgaaaatgagttttgatcaacagttttgatctttttaatgtgaaagtTTGTTGCACAATCAATTCACGTAGAAAACAGGTTGCTTCAGTTGTAAGAGAGCTTCTTAGATATTGCTCACTCAATGAGGTTAAGAATTTGAATCTCCTTTATCATAATATATAGTTAGTCATCGATAATgctctaaaatttaatatactcGTAaacgagaattttttttaagtgtttggttaatggataatcatatatttacattaatattattttttttagaattcacAAAGTTAATGATTGGTGATAGAAGATCTAACACCCGCAAAACAGTGTTTTTTTATGCgatataagaacacttcaatgACAAAGTCAATGACTTTTAATAAGagattacaataaataaaagaatgaattttaaattataaaaataatggtgtttgtttttatttgtgtatGATAAATACTCTGAGaatatgaatataaatatttaaagaatagaaaaatatgaacatTTTACCTGAATGGTTCAAGGGATATATATAGTCTCTAAACCTTGTTATGTTGCTTAAATGGAGGGGTTGAAATGTTATTTCCTCCTGATAACATTAATGATGAATCAACatctcttacacaatattaataagggataaatatctcttatataatattaatattaatgaaaatatgagTATTAATGAGTATGGCCGCTACTTTGCACAAGCTGTTCTCCGAGTGGGTTATTAAGGATTAagattaagaggaaaaaaagttataattgtttttttatcccataaattttaggataattaaataatatcttattaattattttttagatctattttaaataaaaaattagattatgagcttcatcttttcttttctctttatatctatttttttctttaagatatACTTATTAAATAACTAATAGAATATTACTCTTTGCACATCAATATACAAGCATACTAATATTTATAAGCACGTTATATATtattcatcaaaattaaaataaggtagtttttaatccttttgttttcttataattttaagtGGTTTTTAAAAACCTTTTCCCTCTTTAATCTTTTGTGTTTGAGAGTTGTATGAAATGGTATCTGAACTTTATTTGTGTGAAATTTAAATCCTGCAATATTGGTGctgatgtatttgtttttactataaaattttattaatgttgGTTTTAGCGCTTTATGTAACTAGAAAAATGAGATCGAGTATTAAGaagaaatttggattttttgaatttcattctaGATTTTGGGTGTTTATAATGAATTTAAGTCAAATGTGATATCTTCtcagagtattttttattttaaaatataataaaattatataaatttttatttttaaaattttatttttgaattcagcatatcaaaactataaaataaatatcaaaaataaataatttaaagctaaaaaagataaattttttcaaaatcatggttttcaatatttttttaaaactataataatgtGTTTTTGTGTGAAATTAGGGTAAAATTGgagttttttttgtgaaaattttCAGTTTTCGACACCGTTCAAGTCACTAGAAATTTGGGAAAGGAGACTAGATGACGCGTCATCTCTTAACGAAGAGAACACGTCTGCCTTCCCttcccttttttatatatatatatatatatatatatatatatatatataattactgtgTCGCACCTTTCCAGACCCAGCACGCCAACCTGGTTACCTAGAGGCCCTGCATTTGGGTTCGCGCCCCCAGCCCAAGTTTtgtcctctcttttttccattttcttttcttctttccattatttattattttttcagcaCCAGTTATTTCTCAATAATTAatggttgtttttgttatttttcatacagcctcgaaaaaaatgattattttccgcaattctaattttatttaatatttttttaaaatagtataggaaataatcattattctaaaaaataatgatttttcatgaaatctttaaaaaatgaacaattatataaagaaattataatagtaGAGGTTTGATGGTTGATtattaatcaatataaaatgcatagttttcataaatttaataactataacaCTTAAAAATCAATGTCGACTGATGATTCgcatttagaataaaaaaatgtctaAATAACAAAGCTttaataattgataatttagCATCTTTTAAGTTTAAGTTATTTCTAACTCCTTatgtattgttttaaaatttttaagaaaaatcaaatgggATAAATGACcaggaatgaaattaaaaaaaaaagactaaaatctcaaaaagttagtaacaaaaaaaaataagggttgaaatttataaaattacaaactaAATGACacgattgttttttgaaatgattgatGAGAATTTCAATTGCacgagagagaaaataaaaacacttcatCATAGCCTAATTGAATCTTCTCTGTAAGCATGCGCCACACCGCTAGAAAGAGGATGACTCGCCATTGCCGCACATAAAGGATCTTGGTAACCGTACGACCTCACAAGTGTCGCCTGAAAGGCACGAGGGCTATCACACACTAActcgtgtatttttttaataatatttaattattttaaattatcaaacaacctttaactaaatttaaaaattaaaaaacagagaaaagacTAGAACATTCTTGAAATCAATCTtagttattttagattttaaagttaatttcatcatttaactatTTAAACAAAATGGAAAAGACAAAGAAGTCTTTATGTGTAcgttcacttttttttccttataaaaatatgattgtaACTTAAtcgtgtaatttttttaaagagataaaAGAGCTCCTAATCGAAAcctaaatatgttttttgtttttaggggtaaaataattattctatcgtgataaaaataaatatcctgACCAATTTATTCCAAATTAATTTTGCAATGTTTAATAAATTCCTTGGCAAATACGATTCCACCACCAATTGCAAGCTTCTTCAGTTTTTGAgggaataacaaaaatatcattttactaTTCCAATAATGTAATGAAATATGTCTTACGTCATGCTGTTTTGATAATggcttttagtttatttaaaaaaaattaataaactaaaagtAGTTGGTGTTTTATTGTTCCAACATTGTTCATTCGGTGATATAAGTGTAGTCTTTTCAACTGAAAACCCGACTAATTTGTCCTAAACCAAgtgtttttcttcattaaaaatcaatcaatcaattctaCCAAATTTAAATCACCAATTTTTGTTGACTAGACAtcaatgaattttgaaaaaccaaataCATAAAATTTACTATGGCAATTTAGGGtagaaaagtttttttcattaaaatttaatctatatattttttaataactataaattaaactaaacatGTTTCGAAAGCAAATCGACAGCAATGCGCGGGCTGCATACTAGTTatgctaaataaataaaaaaataattatctaataGGTGGTCAAgtagtaagagtttgggattaaGGGGTTTGCTTTCCCTGTAATCTCaagttcgagtcatgtggttgctaatatgatggtcactggaggtttacatggtcattaacttcagggcatgtgagattagtcgaggtacgcgcaagctggcccgaacactcacgttaataaaaaaaaatgcatacgTACCTTCTTTGAGAACTCTTAATTATTAGTaactaattgtatttttataaaatatggttGTGCCTGCTGTATTTTGGAGATTAATTCTTAagataaattatcaaaattgtAATTTATAAGTGCAGTGAGTTCTCTATTAAGAATGATTATGATATCGGTCGCCTGAATTCGGAGCAGTCGCAGGTTACAACTTCCCTTTCAGTTATGGTTTGTAGCTTTGGTCCCCTTGAGAAAAAGCACATCTGGTCCGGAAGGAAGTGGTGTGTGATGGGTTGGTATCTACTTAACTGATGGGCTTTCTGTAGCATTCGTGTCAGGAAAGTTATCGACAGCCTCAAGCAAACGAAAGATAGCTACAGTACTGTTACAAACACATCATCcttaaatttcaagtttttcaaGGAAATTGTTTAATCTATttaccaaaagaaattataCATTCTGAATTCATTTAGGCCAAATTAATTGGGTTTTAAGTTAACCCAGTTTTGATATTGATTCGGTTAAATCTGATTAAACTGGtaaagttaattttataatttaattaacttaattaaatctGGTTCAAACCtgactaaataaatattaaaagatttctttaaaaaaaattaaataataatatttcactGGAGTTAGTTGATTTAATGACTTTCAAGTTGACTCAAAAGTCAAAATGATTGAGCaattcaagttgtttttcaaatttgattctaaaTCTGGTGTTACCCTTAGGATACGTTTGGATCATGAATCAACAACATTGTAGCTGTCTCCGCGTAGCAAGTCACATGAGTCCATTTTTCTTGCGTATTGGGCGGTGCAGATAATGCTGCCCTCCATACAAATCAAATAGGAATTTCATGATCCGGACAATTAATCTTTTACTGCCTCACCACCATTATTGGCCACCGCTGTCGCCGCCTTCATTTTGCTGCCAGCATTAATCAGCGGTGTAGCCACTACCTTTCCAATATTGCCGCCATGCCACAATGACAACAGCCATTCCTTCACTGTCATCTTAGAACCTGTTTGGAAGTGATCTATTTGGAAGTGCAGTtctggttatttttcaaattattttttattttaaaatacatgaaaatggtatttttaaaaaatatttttaaaatcaacacatcaaaatataaaaaaataatttttaacaaaaataattattttaaaaaaaaatataagctaaCCCCCGTTTCCAAACGCTATTTATTCGCAAGTATCACCATACTTCTTCCATCATTTACTGCAACGAATAGCAAAATGTTCTGCCTCgaagaaataatttcttttaaaaaaaaaaacaatcattttcatgaaaatataaaaaaacaaacatgcccTAGAAGGCTAGAAGTAGTAATTTAAGAAAAGGGTATAAAgctcaaaataagaaaaattacatgACGCAACATTTGGGAGCTCAAGCTGACAGATcatatttaatctttaatatttttagaagaataattattcattttatcTGGATTCGCTCCCTGTAATGTAGATAGCTAGATAAAAAGAACAGTAGCTTTTACTGCAGCggcaagttaattaattaattagcaaagGCAAGCATAAAATCAAGGCATGAAAATAGCCTAGGGATTCCAAGCCAGTGGGCTCTCCTCCCTACCTTGTCTAAGGGACCAGGAACCCAAAGAAGACTTTCTGCTGTACCCACAACCCACCCCTCCATCCCATCATCCAGCCACCTAAAAGGCTAAAACCACAGTGTGCCACACAGAAACTTACCTCTGTAAGAACCTCCTCCTCATCATCTTCAAGTATCAAAGTCTTGCACTTCTTGCAATATTCGTTCTTTCATACCTATTCAATCGATAAAGAGCATCGAGAATTCGTTTTTCACCTTGATTTCCCGAAAAAAGAAACCGACATTTTTCCTGATGGGATACCTTTCTTGCAAGGCAGACTCGGCCATTGGCATAATCTCTACTACCTCAGCATCTcaaacatcttcttcttcttctaaaaacaaacaagaaaaacccATCAAGATCCAGGAGTTTAACTACAGTGATATTGAGGCAGCCACCAATGGTTTCTCTGACCAGAAACTGCTGGGCAAAGGCAGCCATGGCTGTGTCTACAAGGCTGTTTTACGTGGCCGACATGTTGCTGTTAAGAAACCGTCAAAGGGTTTTGAAATTGGCCAAGAAGTCGATAACGAGATCGAGATCTTGTCCAAGATTCACAGCCCAAGATTGGTAAACTTATTAGGCTTTGCTAATGATACCAAGGATAGATTGCTTGTTGTTGAGTTTATGAGTAATGGCACTCTTTATGATATTCTTCACTCAAATTCTAGACCACCCAATTGGGGTAGAAGAATTAGGATGGCTTTGCAAATTGCTAATGCTATTGATACATTACACTCACAAAACCCACCCATAATCCATAGAGATATTAAGTCTGCAAATGTTTTGATTGATAGGAATTTCAATGCAAGACTGGGTGATTTTGGTTTAGCACTTAGGtgtggtgttgatgatgattataGACTTAAGTCAACCCCACCTGCTGGAACCATTGGCTATCTTGATCCATGCTATGTTACCCCGGATAATTTGAGTACTAAAACTGATGTGTTTAGttttgggattttgtttttggagatTATTAGTGGAAGGAAGGCTATTGATGTGGGGCATTCGCCGCCTTCTATTGTAGATTGGGCAATTCCACTAATTAAAAAGGGGAAACTTGCTGCTATATATGATCCAAGAACTTTCCCTCTTAAGGATCCTATGATTAGGAAGCAGCTGGCTTTGATTGCTTCTAAATGTGTGAGGTCTTGTCGGGAGCGGAGACCTGCAATGAAGGAGGTTGTTGATTGGTTAACTACATTGAGTAAATTAGTTCCGCTTCATTCATGGAATGGGTTAAACAATCCGTGCATGATGGTGGAGACAA
This region of Populus trichocarpa isolate Nisqually-1 chromosome 9, P.trichocarpa_v4.1, whole genome shotgun sequence genomic DNA includes:
- the LOC18102035 gene encoding serine/threonine-protein kinase-like protein At3g51990, producing the protein MGYLSCKADSAIGIISTTSASQTSSSSSKNKQEKPIKIQEFNYSDIEAATNGFSDQKLLGKGSHGCVYKAVLRGRHVAVKKPSKGFEIGQEVDNEIEILSKIHSPRLVNLLGFANDTKDRLLVVEFMSNGTLYDILHSNSRPPNWGRRIRMALQIANAIDTLHSQNPPIIHRDIKSANVLIDRNFNARLGDFGLALRCGVDDDYRLKSTPPAGTIGYLDPCYVTPDNLSTKTDVFSFGILFLEIISGRKAIDVGHSPPSIVDWAIPLIKKGKLAAIYDPRTFPLKDPMIRKQLALIASKCVRSCRERRPAMKEVVDWLTTLSKLVPLHSWNGLNNPCMMVETMGRPVELRNTRFGSRPQGDGEENLNEIDGKMGRKSMMDTRRVYSDLGFRSNLMELMAGTDAETDGVESSLKSANRFSSSRFVSPRYGMEGRAQSHAHGKRKGLFQARKNQSVGGGSELFPTRDNAVARSSFSGQGCYGI